taatatttactcataaatatttgaaaaaattgattcgCAAAAATGTAGCATACAGCAGCTGCGATGTAAAAGCAGCAAACTgaaatactaattagtaaatcgtttattttcatacaatgacttaaaaccgaaaccgaaaacacAGTTCCTGGAAACAAAAAGATGGTACCTATAATGAATGAACTTAAGAGAAAATATGGAAAACAATTCAAAAGTATTAATactgaatatacatttttagatccCCAATACATACTTATACTTAAATGctaaaaaattcttcaaaaaataatttggttttttttaacaattaatataactgAATAATTACCGACAAATATGgccatcatttttaaaatggtaaaaCAAACTTCTTCATCATTATACCACATAAACGActtttttatatacaacattattaaatcataGTCACCtagaatataaaatgtcaacacaatttccaatatataaaatttacaaaaataataattattacttacatCCTATTCTTGTTACCAATATTGATTGACATATTATCAATATAGCTAATACAACAGCCGAATCCTTTAATTTATCCTTAAATAAATCGGTGAACTCCTTGAGAACATATTTCGGTCTCTGCCACTCAATATCTCTATTACAAGAGTCAGATGTGTCATTAACGAGTAAATTGATAACCAATAATGcaatcaaatttaacaatatcggtaccaaaaacagaaaatcataaTCACGATATCGTAttcctatttttaataatgcaaCTAATCCCGCACCCATTAAAGAACTTATAGGATAAGTTGCAATTATTATTCCATGTTTTAAAGTCCTTGATTTAACAGTAGAATTTTCTGATACATATGACATTACGCCAatccaaaaaatatttcgacCAACGTAAAGTGCAGGAATTATCCATTGAaagataatatcattataataataccaattcCAATAGCTATTGCCAAAGTATAAACCGTCTGTTAAAACCTGTGCTATAATCGGTAAGACAATTAAAGGTTTACGTCTTCTTCCATGACTGTCACTCCATACTCCtgcaaatacaatataaaatcaaattagtaattatttaaattctgcaatttatttttataaataataaaggattaattcaattatatagaACTAAATACCAAGTGGTTTTTTTAATGGTAAACATCTCAATTTCTTGAAAACCATTAACGctattagaaatatattgttttccataattttttttttttttattagggttAAGGCTTCAACTACtaaggtcattagcctgtggtACTGTGGGAGATGGTAATGTAGATTTGTTTACAcatgtgtgtttgttttgtcagaattttgatttgggcacccgtagaTATCGGCCATGCGCGGTCGGGGGATGACAGCTTCTCTCTCAAGACGGAGGTCTGTCCGGAGAGAAGAGCCGTCCGTGACCGAAGTTcgaaccgacgccttagtccactcAGCCACTCCGTCCTCCatgttacataatttaaacTTGTGGAGACcttaatgtttgataaaaaaaattctatatttgctattttagattctgaggggaGGGATTGAAGAGTTTTTCTATAActgacgataaaaaaaatttagccgGATCATAACGCTTGAAACTAgtatacaaggtttctcatcATATCGTAAccaaaatatcttaaaatgtataaacgcattttaattgaaatatctataaaaaaaaaaattagacaaaattatatactattttaacgAAGAATAtcgatttcaattattttgctgtaatttaaaatactataaaatacttttagaataggtatattattatgaacacgatggcatttttaaatgaaattttttcggaaaaaattaattcaaactaCTTTATTACTAATGTTGTAATGTCTAATActtaacagtaaaataaattactttaaggGGGCTCCCTCGGTattgtcaaaagtcaaaacttttgtagatttgaccaatctaaacataaatttcgtttatttcaattattttaaaaatatatttgaattccatatcataaaataaatgttaagggggctgcagtTGATGAAAAAAGTGGTTTTTAGCCTAAAAAGTCAGAGAAGACTGAAgggatttcaatttttaaacctaTAATTTTCACTGATTACTATAAGTTTACTAGTTTCCATCGAGGAGATtttgaatatctattttttcaGTGATATTcatgaatacaaatattatatttttgtatttatattacataacatattaatacgCATCatgacatttgaaatattaaaaatcgcctCGAAGGAAACCTATATATAGAAGTAAACTTattaatcaatcataatccgttttcaaaattgaaatccgTCAAACCAAACTCAGTACAATTATTGGCGTAATTGTCAAGTACTCCAGTCGTGGTAATCCGGATTTATACATGTTTACttgattagaaatttaaaaacatcagTAGCCAAAAcaacaataactttttttaatttcttcgaATCCAATAAAATTGCTAACTCTACACCTCAGTCTGTCTTAGCTTACTGAAAATCCACTTTCAGATCAACCAactttttttgaaacaatttttttggagGCCTAGTTCGGACGCCTATTTGGCTGAATTTCTAATTGCAGGCACTCGTAGGTTTCTGTCGTGTCTGGTTGGGAGATGTCGGTCTTGCCGTCTAAATAGTTGCCTGCAGCCCAAAGAATGATGCTGCTTGTAGCCAGgattcgaaccggcgacggtgtGCGTTAGAACCGACGCTGTAGTCCGCTTGGCCACTCCGTCCTCCTTTTAAAACAATACCTCAGAACGATGacgatatttttgattttctagtTCAGTCTCCaaccaataatattactattccAGAGATAAAAATCAAGCTGCCTCCACCAATTTTTTAGagatatgtataaaaatattttcaactacgTAATAATTAAACGATTTTATTGGTAATGATaacttatttttgaaaatactcCATGGatcaattaaaaacacaaaCGGCTTCTCCGCCACATATGGAATACAAATTTACTAGgtatcttaaaatgtattttaatattatatagaatgaactattttatatacctatgtaaactAACGGAGAAAAACttcttattgattttttttaaatatctatcgTGGACATATGGCGTACTATAAGCATAAGTgatgacatttatttatttaatacattcagAAGATTTGAGGACATGGAGAAAGAACCATCCAGTGAcgtaatttgtatgaatttaacttttaagtgtttATGATGCATACTGTATACACCGAAATAAGGTATCATAGCCATTGCCACTTGAGCCTTCTGTGAGTGTTTTTAGTGATACAATTcgttaataagttattaacgAAGGGATTACTGTGATTTTGATGgtggtttttaatttgaaattgagTTTTTGgacgtttttgttattttggtaATGTGGACATCTGTGTGGACAGTAGAGGATGTGGTTTGAAATGTATGGGCTGTGATCTGTAAATTTTATTGgggtatatttgaattttttgtgcATTTGACTTTTTAGCTGACcttcatatttttatacgtatagAATTGAGTAATGGtagtagattttaaataaaaaatattttagctttaaacaagatttttgaatatttagttAGAATAGGCTGGAGTTggtaaagttaaatatttaattttaattttgtaaagtgAATGTGTTTTGCACAAGTCGGACGTTTATCGAAGGTGAGTCCTATATAGGTTTATGCAGTTTTAGGTACGGGTTTATTGTTTAAGTATACATGTAGGGGTTAGCCTTGGTGGATA
This portion of the Acyrthosiphon pisum isolate AL4f chromosome A1, pea_aphid_22Mar2018_4r6ur, whole genome shotgun sequence genome encodes:
- the LOC100169548 gene encoding uncharacterized protein LOC100169548, with product MSYVSENSTVKSRTLKHGIIIATYPISSLMGAGLVALLKIGIRYRDYDFLFLVPILLNLIALLVINLLVNDTSDSCNRDIEWQRPKYVLKEFTDLFKDKLKDSAVVLAILIICQSILVTRIGCDYDLIMLYIKKSFMWYNDEEVCFTILKMMAIFVGTVFSVSVLSHCMKINDLLISISVCCFYIAAAVCYIFANQFFQIFMITIIYLCHGTVVTIISSLTSKLVPIEQLGRLNAIQMCMNSLLTVGVVTAYQFAFYYIHYTKAGHLCLFTILYVGLTLPILSVFVILYSKYKHLMQNDTPTVKQDNIYVIC